atattttactgaAGTTTCAGTAAACGTTTGTCGTTTGTCCCATAAGGAAATACGCTGACGAGTGTAATTTCAGTTGCAACCAAGATGTTGAGCATTTCGGACGAGTCGAATTGCGCAAAGTTTATCCGAGGAGCTTTATGCTCTattttatgcatacaaaatgcataaaatagtggttttatgattttattaatttagcatattttagccgcacgatatgtcggtcgactgggatttttctatggggggTGTCACTtttagtcgcctgcgacttacgtacctattatttttttttctatttaagcctggtacgctgctcgcgctaaattttagctcccatacaaattaagcctggtacgctgctcgcgataaatttcaagcctggtacgctgctcgcgctaaattttagccgagatgaaattcccatacaagttatcgataatttgtatgggatccattttagctcagataaaaattttcgataatttgtatgggagctaaaatttagcgcgagcagcgtaccaggctttagctaagataaaattcccatacaagttatcgataacttgtatgggatccattttatctcggctaaaaattttcgataatttgtatgggagctaaaatttagcgcgagcagcgtaccaggcttaagcaaaaaaaaattgtctactGTGCTCCATTTggagaataaaaatgaaaaataaaacaatttaaaaaaataaataatcttctATTTTCCCTTAACAATCTACtacacaaattcttcggcacgctacaaaaattgatttccaaaatcaaaatgcgttgttaaatattttgctgtttaagcccagtacgcagatcgcgctaaactaaattttatctcgacaatttttatctctacacgcgttcgctaaaagccaagataaatttaaatttaaaaataacggctgaatcacagtttcatttacttataccaGCTTACTTTCAATAtaacattacattttttttttacctgcagaataccttttttacgctctcattttgttttattcctcttCTTTTGTATATTCCAAGAGACTTTTTGGaaaagtagtagatgagaattcgaatttagcgcgtgaactgcgtactacctggctaaaaatcctcgctaaaatttatctttggaggaaatttgtatgaaagataaatttaagcgcgatctgcgtactaggctttactcAGCAAAGCTTCAGCCttgtgcattaaaaaaaaaaaaaaataaaaaaaaagatataaagaCAACCACCACAaacaagagtattttttttttctatttcactcttctcaactggccaggccacagACGCGCGCCCAgggatctttttttatttatgtattttgttttcaacaaaaaaaaaaaaactattttctgtttttccaataaatataatggttgtttaaaagaattgtttatttgttttgaagattttttttattttcagataaaattagaatatggattttagcagtacggatataaaccGGTGAAATAGTTATCCATATATGTAAGTACTTTTAAAGTACACATTTCAGTGGTTTTTCTGTAGCTAAAAAAGTACTGGCAAATATACATCAGAAGCACTTCCAGATGTGCTTCGTTgatgtacttttaaagtacatttgtctgtacttttaatggaggggaaatttatttcatgttgcatgcaagaaagagatagatgcttcacgtattcttatatacagaaagtatataactgagttttttcccgagctcctatcttttttcagtggaaaagaagtacttcttttacgtacatatttcaccgttttttctgtagttctacgtttgctgggaggtttcattttgaaattttataatcgaaatacacaaaaaatggtaatcgatttttgaatgtaataaaaaaaaatcatattttgtaATTAGTGAAACCACTGCCTTAacctaattttccatttttccacATCTTCTCAAACTACAACCACtctgaaaaaagaaaagtagtTTTGGTATCACTCTTTCACACGAAACGCTCTTTTTGACAGTCGCCTTTGCATATGCGAATCagtaaaatttacaatttttttaataatttcgcataaaataattaattaaaaatggtaagaatttttttaaattgttaattaAGTATTTcttcaaatcataataattaatttcaaataaaaaacaatgaatttaTCGGGCAAAATTAACTTCAAAACAATTCTAACCTCGAAATTTTTGTGTGACGTTTTCTAAAATTATTCATTTATGTATCTTTATCAATTAATTTgcgaaatttcttttaaaacagAGACCTTTGATGCTCCAGGGACATGAGCGTTCCATAACGCAAATCAAATACAATCGCGAAGGTGATTTGTTATTCTCCTGCTCCAAGGATCAAAAGCCAAATGTTTGGTGGTCGTTGAACGGCGAAAGGCTCGGCACCTACAATGGTCATCAGGGAGCCGTTTGGTGTTTGGATGTCGATTGGACATCGTCCAAACTTATCTCCGGTGCCGGTGATATGTCGACAAAGATCTGGGATGTTGAATATGGATCAGTTGTTGCATCGATTCCAGCTAAATCTTCTGTGAGGACAACACATTTCAGTTATTCGGGTAATCAGGCTGCCTATTCCACCGACAAGGCTATGGGACAGAACTCTGAATTGTTTATCATTGATGTGAGGAATGCCGATTCGAGTATATCGGAGCAAGATCCAATTTTGAGAATTCCCATGTTGCAGTCGAAAATTACATCGATGTTGTGGGGAGCTCTCGATGAGACAATTATTACAGGTATATATACATTGCAAATTTCAATTCTCGTAGGTACTGCCAGTcaacataattattttttctaaaagtagCTTCAGAGATCTTTCAATGTCCTTTATAAAAATTGATCCCATTTTAAAGTTTCAATGGAGTTGATTTTTTAAGCAGGTGAAAAGCTTTGATCATACGCTGCGTTTTGGTTAATTTTATTCGCTCCTATTACCGATGTCGTAAACGATATTAAAATATACGACACGACTCAATCTGCATTCCATTTGCGGTTTTCAACTTTTGTCACTCGTTTTCTGTTGCGAAAAAAacgtcaatttttttcattctgtACGCACATCGCTGGCATTTTTTTTCTCCGTTCTTCTCGACTTattttttgtgcactaaatcgTTACAGATGAAAAATGAATAGTTGAaaatagggctgtaaaagtaacgataaaatgagtacccgcatctatacgttacttttgatactagtacccgccaGGGCTGCCACCTTACTCCTttagcagtagatctactgcgttTTAGCCCAAATGAAAATTTACTGCGCAGCAAAACGAATCTACtcccctttttcaaaattttaatagtaCCTATTGTTgtccatttcaaaattttaaatactgagCCACGTTAACTCACTGTAAATGTattcactgaaaaattcaattgcagccctatcgtgagttttACGTGAACATAATTCCaaacgaaaaattgaatttcactggTTACTTCTGAGTTGCGGGCGAAAAGTTGTTAATGTTCGGGAAACTAGCcgtatttttaattctttttcagCTAATTCGTGAAGTTACCGACATCTTGTTTAATTTGTGTTGtagtaaaatttatttctgtgatttgaatcacaacaaaaacattactgttaaaaaaagagccaagttatcctatgttgaaattatgctggcacaaaaagtactgagatgtaaaagtgtaccaagttctaaagtttgggttcaaattcgtatcaataaaattttgattgttctcttgacaatttttcttaaccatcgatttttaaagttatttcaaaaattgccaagtaaacaatcaaaattttattgatacgaaattgaacccaaactttagaacttggtacacttttacat
This DNA window, taken from Episyrphus balteatus chromosome 2, idEpiBalt1.1, whole genome shotgun sequence, encodes the following:
- the LOC129910919 gene encoding eukaryotic translation initiation factor 3 subunit I, with the protein product MRPLMLQGHERSITQIKYNREGDLLFSCSKDQKPNVWWSLNGERLGTYNGHQGAVWCLDVDWTSSKLISGAGDMSTKIWDVEYGSVVASIPAKSSVRTTHFSYSGNQAAYSTDKAMGQNSELFIIDVRNADSSISEQDPILRIPMLQSKITSMLWGALDETIITGHENGQISLWDIRKGKEINSVNDHTAGINDMQMNKDGTMFVTASKDTSAKLFDAESLMCLKTYKTERPVNSASISPIMDHVVLGGGQDAMEVTTTSTKAGKFDSRFFHLIYEEEFARLKGHFGPINSLAFHPDGKSYASGGEDGFVRVQTFDSSYFDNIFE